Proteins encoded within one genomic window of Thermoflexus sp.:
- a CDS encoding glycoside hydrolase family 99-like domain-containing protein, giving the protein MRGAVPVALLAFLLFGCGMNPPSPSAFKAQPEAFSTRGPSELSSRSTLMPTGTASPLPTATSTPPASMTPERPASPTRPPRPSVTPTAPRPTRTPGPSPTPAPTRTPAPSPTAVSNPSTRPLHPPAPRRVLANYFPWYDPGTWSTGCTSDADQPRDGVYSSDDPGVIARHIGQARAAGIDGFAVHWFAPGNRTDGNLEKILNLSPEGFYSTVTFLYHILPGANQPGVVDALRYLISRHTAHPRFLRVAGRPVIFFSDMYRVPDAAGNRPASDQDVATAVARWAEIRQAVDPDHHTWWIAEGLKPDYLAVFDGLYVYKIDHACCPTAYRGAPRWAGWVRDWERRTGQPKLWVGTVMPGWDDLNSAQPQCADLRVSSAPFARDRENGAYYARTWEAVLPTQPDLILIHSFNEWVEGSYIEPSVRFGDLYLQLTAQWAARYRGR; this is encoded by the coding sequence ATGCGAGGCGCTGTCCCGGTCGCTCTGCTGGCCTTCCTGCTCTTCGGATGTGGGATGAATCCTCCCTCTCCTTCCGCGTTCAAGGCCCAGCCGGAAGCCTTTTCGACCAGAGGGCCCAGCGAGCTGTCCTCCCGTTCCACCCTCATGCCCACGGGAACGGCTTCTCCCCTTCCCACGGCCACTTCCACACCCCCGGCCTCGATGACGCCGGAGCGCCCGGCATCGCCGACCCGACCGCCTCGGCCTTCTGTGACCCCGACCGCCCCCCGCCCGACCCGAACGCCAGGGCCCTCTCCGACGCCGGCCCCCACCCGCACGCCGGCACCCTCTCCGACCGCCGTTTCGAATCCCTCCACCCGCCCCCTCCATCCTCCCGCCCCCCGGCGGGTCCTGGCCAATTACTTCCCCTGGTATGACCCGGGCACCTGGTCCACCGGCTGCACGTCCGATGCGGATCAGCCCCGGGATGGCGTCTACTCGTCCGATGATCCCGGGGTGATCGCCCGCCACATCGGCCAGGCCCGCGCCGCCGGCATCGATGGCTTCGCCGTCCACTGGTTCGCCCCCGGCAACCGCACGGATGGGAACCTCGAAAAAATCCTGAACCTCTCGCCCGAGGGCTTCTATTCGACGGTCACTTTCCTCTACCACATCCTCCCCGGAGCCAATCAGCCCGGGGTGGTGGACGCGCTGCGTTACCTGATCTCGCGCCACACGGCCCACCCCCGATTCCTGCGAGTGGCCGGGCGGCCGGTGATCTTCTTCAGCGACATGTATCGCGTCCCCGACGCCGCCGGGAACCGACCGGCCTCCGATCAGGATGTGGCGACCGCCGTGGCCCGCTGGGCGGAGATCCGCCAGGCCGTGGATCCCGATCACCACACATGGTGGATCGCTGAGGGGTTGAAGCCGGATTACCTCGCCGTCTTCGACGGCCTCTACGTCTACAAGATCGATCACGCCTGCTGCCCCACTGCCTACCGTGGGGCGCCGCGCTGGGCCGGATGGGTCCGGGACTGGGAACGCCGAACCGGCCAGCCCAAGCTCTGGGTCGGCACGGTGATGCCGGGATGGGATGACCTGAACTCGGCGCAGCCCCAGTGCGCCGACCTGCGGGTGAGCAGCGCCCCCTTCGCCCGGGACCGGGAGAACGGGGCTTACTACGCGCGGACATGGGAGGCCGTGCTGCCCACCCAGCCCGATCTGATCCTCATCCACTCCTTCAACGAGT